The following proteins come from a genomic window of Candidatus Eremiobacterota bacterium:
- a CDS encoding YraN family protein codes for MKSSHIRKGREGEERAQQYLRGKGYTILETNFRALRKEIDIIARLGEEMVFVEVKTRRTRDFGDPTEAVDRGKQRRIRQAALSYLQQKSLQEAPCRFDVISIVLCTGELEHIEQAF; via the coding sequence GTGAAGAGCAGCCATATCAGGAAAGGGAGAGAGGGAGAGGAGAGAGCGCAGCAGTATCTCAGGGGGAAAGGCTACACAATCCTTGAGACAAACTTCCGTGCCCTGAGAAAAGAAATTGACATCATAGCCCGCCTGGGCGAGGAAATGGTCTTCGTTGAGGTAAAGACGAGAAGAACCCGTGATTTCGGCGATCCCACCGAGGCAGTAGACAGGGGCAAACAGAGGAGAATCCGCCAGGCAGCCCTTTCATATCTTCAGCAAAAGAGCCTCCAGGAAGCACCATGCCGCTTTGATGTGATCTCCATCGTGCTCTGCACGGGGGAGCTGGAGCATATCGAGCAAGCCTTCTAG
- a CDS encoding ribonuclease HII translates to MTRKGIFSLLAARYDVGGEFPAASSEKGPCGTELPRECLDFLERERIRIRELQGYERGKGGCRVIAGLDESGRGPLAGPVVASAVVFTDAPFIPFVDDSKKLLEGERLQLSRWIRSHAAAVGIGIVEHYEIDSLNVHRASLEAMARAVRELPLMPDLLIVDGLFTLPGFNGAQQAVVKGDSLSFSIACASIMAKTTRDAIMEGYERQYPGYGFSRHKGYPTAEHLRALRERGVLPVHRRSFGPVKECLQVSHGR, encoded by the coding sequence ATGACGCGTAAGGGTATTTTCTCTCTGCTTGCCGCTCGGTACGATGTGGGGGGGGAATTCCCCGCCGCATCCTCTGAGAAAGGCCCCTGCGGTACTGAGCTGCCGCGGGAATGCCTGGATTTCCTGGAGCGGGAGCGCATCAGGATAAGGGAGCTTCAGGGCTATGAAAGGGGAAAGGGAGGCTGCAGGGTTATTGCAGGCCTTGATGAGTCCGGAAGGGGGCCTCTTGCCGGCCCCGTGGTGGCATCAGCGGTTGTTTTCACCGATGCCCCCTTTATCCCTTTTGTGGACGACTCCAAAAAGCTGCTGGAGGGGGAAAGGCTTCAGCTGTCACGGTGGATCCGCTCCCATGCAGCGGCCGTGGGAATCGGCATCGTCGAGCACTACGAAATAGATTCCCTCAACGTGCACAGGGCTTCTCTCGAAGCCATGGCCCGCGCGGTGAGGGAGCTTCCGCTCATGCCGGACCTGCTCATTGTTGACGGGCTTTTCACCCTTCCCGGTTTCAATGGGGCGCAGCAGGCCGTTGTGAAAGGCGATTCCCTCTCTTTCTCCATAGCCTGCGCATCGATCATGGCAAAGACCACCAGAGATGCCATCATGGAGGGGTATGAGAGGCAGTACCCAGGGTACGGCTTCTCACGCCATAAGGGATATCCCACGGCAGAGCACCTGAGAGCTCTCAGGGAGCGGGGAGTCCTTCCTGTCCACCGCCGCTCCTTCGGCCCGGTGAAGGAATGCCTCCAGGTGAGTCATGGGAGGTGA
- the ylqF gene encoding ribosome biogenesis GTPase YlqF, with protein sequence MRVSWFPGHMKKALRVVKESLPLVNLVLVVLDARIPSSSRNPEIEGILAGREVLFLLNKSDLASPQATSRWLSYFKGEGLAVSSRSGEGFKMLRKMIEERRGEVVESRKKRGRRDEEIRLMVMGIPNVGKSSVINRLSGRNVVRVGKNPGVTRGLQWIALPGNGELLDIPGIFYPRVDNEEHAWHLAAVGTVREELLPVDELALKILSFLSAVQAPCLKGMTGPPAELLEQIGRKMGLIGKEASVDAHRTALSVIKSFREGTYGPFTLEEPPHESPGGPHDA encoded by the coding sequence GTGAGAGTATCCTGGTTCCCCGGCCACATGAAGAAAGCTCTTAGGGTAGTGAAAGAATCGCTGCCCCTTGTCAATCTTGTCCTCGTGGTGCTTGATGCGCGGATCCCCTCAAGCTCAAGGAACCCTGAGATTGAAGGGATTCTGGCAGGTCGCGAGGTGCTGTTTCTTTTGAACAAGTCTGATCTTGCCTCTCCGCAGGCCACTTCCCGGTGGCTTTCCTATTTCAAGGGAGAAGGCCTTGCCGTCTCGTCGAGGTCCGGTGAGGGTTTCAAGATGCTCAGGAAGATGATTGAAGAGCGGCGGGGAGAGGTGGTGGAATCGCGGAAGAAGCGGGGAAGGCGCGACGAGGAAATCAGGCTTATGGTGATGGGTATCCCCAACGTGGGAAAATCAAGTGTCATCAACAGGCTCTCCGGCAGGAACGTCGTCCGTGTAGGTAAAAACCCCGGCGTCACGAGAGGGCTTCAATGGATTGCCCTTCCTGGTAACGGTGAGCTCCTGGATATCCCCGGCATATTCTATCCCCGTGTGGACAACGAAGAGCATGCCTGGCATCTTGCGGCAGTAGGCACCGTCAGGGAGGAGCTGCTGCCGGTTGATGAGCTCGCCCTGAAAATTCTCTCTTTTCTCTCGGCCGTGCAAGCCCCCTGCCTTAAGGGCATGACGGGCCCGCCTGCTGAGCTGCTGGAACAGATTGGGAGGAAAATGGGGCTGATAGGAAAGGAAGCCTCGGTGGACGCTCACAGGACCGCCCTCTCGGTAATAAAGAGCTTCAGGGAGGGGACATACGGTCCTTTCACCCTTGAAGAGCCCCCTCACGAAAGCCCTGGAGGACCCCATGACGCGTAA
- the lepB gene encoding signal peptidase I, which produces MTPTQLAILIGILLIVRVILHFSKKIKIEEKRRKVLYEYLDSIIIAGVTALVLIHFVVRTFYIPSTSMVPTLVKHDYIMVNEFIYRFKTPERREIVVFHPPESANAGGKDFIKRVIAVENDEIEVKEGKVFINNVVQDEPFINEAPEYLMEKRKVPEGSLFVMGDNRNNSDDSHRWGFLPRKNVVGKAFLIFWPPQRIRVLK; this is translated from the coding sequence GTGACGCCAACCCAACTGGCAATCCTTATAGGAATCCTTCTTATCGTAAGGGTGATACTTCATTTCTCAAAGAAGATAAAGATTGAAGAGAAGCGCCGCAAGGTTCTCTATGAATACCTCGATTCAATAATCATCGCGGGGGTGACGGCGCTTGTCCTTATTCACTTTGTGGTGCGGACCTTTTATATTCCCTCTACCTCGATGGTGCCGACTCTTGTCAAGCACGACTATATCATGGTGAATGAGTTCATTTACCGCTTCAAGACGCCGGAGCGGAGGGAAATTGTAGTGTTCCATCCCCCTGAGAGTGCCAACGCGGGAGGCAAGGACTTCATCAAGAGGGTCATTGCCGTTGAGAATGACGAGATAGAGGTGAAAGAGGGAAAGGTATTCATCAATAATGTCGTTCAGGATGAGCCTTTCATCAATGAAGCGCCTGAGTATCTGATGGAGAAGCGCAAGGTCCCCGAGGGGAGCCTTTTCGTGATGGGCGACAACAGGAATAACAGCGATGACAGCCACCGATGGGGCTTTCTTCCCAGGAAAAATGTCGTGGGGAAAGCCTTTCTGATATTCTGGCCCCCCCAGAGAATCAGGGTTCTCAAGTAG
- the rplS gene encoding 50S ribosomal protein L19: MDSIKLIEREQMKSELPSFKPGDTLKVQIKVVEGGKERSQAFEGVCIARMNAGLKESFTLRKISHGVGVERTLLIHSPMLQKIDVVRRGEVRKSRLYYLRDKIGKQARVKEKKLTDAGRTKKA, encoded by the coding sequence ATGGATTCGATCAAACTCATAGAACGGGAGCAGATGAAAAGTGAGCTGCCCAGCTTCAAGCCCGGTGACACCCTGAAGGTGCAGATCAAGGTCGTTGAGGGAGGAAAGGAAAGAAGCCAGGCCTTCGAGGGGGTCTGCATCGCGCGCATGAACGCGGGCCTCAAGGAGTCCTTCACTCTCAGGAAGATATCCCATGGGGTAGGCGTGGAGAGGACCCTCCTCATCCATTCGCCCATGCTTCAGAAAATAGATGTGGTGAGAAGGGGCGAGGTGAGAAAGTCCCGTCTCTACTATCTCCGTGACAAGATAGGCAAGCAGGCCCGCGTAAAGGAAAAGAAGCTCACCGATGCGGGAAGGACAAAGAAAGCATAA
- the trmD gene encoding tRNA (guanosine(37)-N1)-methyltransferase TrmD, with amino-acid sequence MRIDVITLFPEVFTPLEKSIIRRARDAHLVKIHLHNLRDYTDDRHRTVDDAPYGGGAGMILKIEPLFKALDRLQKEEPRGRVILLSPQGQVFTQARCRELAGLSRLILVAGHYEGIDERVTEHLADEELSIGDYVLTGGELPAMVVIDAVVRLIPGVIDSESAALESFDGGLLDYPHYTRPSQFRGWSVPEVLLSGNHALIGQWRNKERVRRTALKRPDLLEKLRGDEEIGKFYQQISDESNPCPCAGSQQYDDLKGDCHGFDQTHRTGADEK; translated from the coding sequence TTGAGGATTGATGTCATCACGCTCTTCCCTGAGGTTTTTACCCCTCTGGAGAAAAGCATCATAAGGCGCGCCCGGGATGCCCATCTTGTGAAGATTCACCTTCACAACCTGAGGGACTACACCGATGACCGGCACAGGACCGTCGATGACGCTCCTTACGGCGGCGGGGCAGGAATGATTCTCAAGATTGAGCCGCTCTTCAAGGCCCTGGATCGGCTTCAAAAAGAAGAACCCCGGGGGAGAGTGATTCTGCTGTCGCCGCAAGGCCAGGTTTTTACGCAGGCCCGCTGCCGCGAGCTTGCAGGCCTCTCCAGGCTTATTCTTGTTGCGGGCCATTATGAAGGGATTGATGAGAGAGTCACTGAGCACCTCGCGGACGAGGAGCTTTCCATAGGAGACTATGTCCTCACGGGAGGCGAGCTCCCCGCGATGGTGGTCATTGATGCCGTGGTAAGACTCATCCCCGGCGTGATAGACAGCGAGTCTGCCGCTCTTGAATCCTTTGACGGCGGCCTTCTGGATTATCCGCACTATACGAGGCCGTCGCAGTTCCGGGGCTGGTCTGTGCCGGAGGTGCTGCTCTCAGGAAATCATGCCCTGATTGGGCAGTGGAGAAATAAGGAGCGTGTAAGGCGCACGGCGCTGAAGCGGCCGGATCTTCTCGAGAAGCTCAGGGGCGATGAGGAGATCGGGAAGTTTTACCAGCAGATAAGCGATGAAAGCAACCCCTGCCCTTGTGCAGGGTCTCAGCAATATGATGACTTGAAAGGAGATTGCCATGGATTCGATCAAACTCATAGAACGGGAGCAGATGAAAAGTGA
- the rimM gene encoding ribosome maturation factor RimM (Essential for efficient processing of 16S rRNA) encodes MEERQKILVGQVTGVHGKEGELKVKVLTDFPERFSVHSKMELGWKDDEKKDRLVLIESSRPHKGHLLVKVKGIETREDAKELMGAFFQINKEEVRPLPNDSFYHFQIVGLKVYYLEGGFIGTVSQILHTPNHDVYVVQGEKEILIPALKKVIKKVDLEARRMWIDREMITGFED; translated from the coding sequence ATGGAAGAGCGGCAGAAGATTCTTGTTGGTCAGGTGACAGGCGTTCACGGCAAAGAAGGAGAGCTCAAGGTGAAGGTCCTTACCGACTTTCCCGAGCGCTTTTCAGTGCACTCCAAGATGGAGCTCGGCTGGAAAGATGATGAGAAGAAGGATCGTCTTGTGCTGATAGAGAGCTCAAGGCCCCACAAGGGGCATCTGCTCGTGAAGGTCAAGGGGATTGAAACAAGGGAGGACGCCAAGGAGCTCATGGGAGCCTTCTTTCAGATCAACAAGGAGGAAGTCAGGCCCCTTCCCAATGATTCTTTCTACCACTTTCAGATAGTGGGCCTGAAAGTATATTACCTGGAAGGAGGGTTTATCGGCACGGTCTCGCAGATACTTCATACGCCGAATCACGATGTGTATGTGGTACAAGGCGAAAAAGAGATTCTGATCCCTGCCCTGAAGAAGGTTATCAAAAAAGTCGATCTTGAGGCACGGAGGATGTGGATTGACCGGGAGATGATAACAGGCTTTGAGGATTGA
- a CDS encoding YlqD family protein has translation MEQIELRRPVAIKVLMTDDFRKQLILEARETLARIEDNLKHMELALEQQAAAPGGEGQELRKQIELEKARLMQLEKELNWRVAELEAVQNGAELPFRVFEGPVTLRVGDNFLDKLTRAEVVIQDWKVVEIREA, from the coding sequence ATGGAGCAGATTGAGCTGAGAAGGCCTGTGGCGATAAAGGTCTTGATGACCGATGATTTTCGCAAGCAGCTTATCCTTGAGGCACGGGAGACACTCGCAAGAATTGAGGATAACCTCAAGCATATGGAGCTCGCCCTGGAACAGCAGGCGGCAGCCCCGGGAGGGGAAGGGCAGGAGCTTCGGAAGCAGATAGAGTTGGAAAAAGCCCGCCTCATGCAGCTGGAAAAGGAGCTTAACTGGAGGGTCGCAGAGCTTGAAGCGGTGCAGAATGGCGCCGAGCTCCCCTTCAGGGTTTTTGAGGGGCCCGTAACACTTCGGGTGGGTGATAACTTCCTGGACAAGTTGACGCGCGCTGAAGTGGTTATCCAGGACTGGAAAGTGGTGGAAATAAGAGAGGCCTGA
- a CDS encoding KH domain-containing protein encodes MKELLEYLAKSLVDKPEEVEVSQLEGERSVILELRVSPDDMGKVIGKQGRIAQALRTIVKAAAVKDGKRVMIEII; translated from the coding sequence ATGAAGGAACTTCTTGAATATCTTGCCAAATCACTTGTAGACAAGCCTGAAGAGGTAGAGGTGAGCCAGCTCGAGGGTGAGAGATCCGTTATCCTGGAGCTTCGTGTATCTCCCGATGACATGGGAAAGGTAATCGGGAAGCAGGGAAGGATTGCACAGGCCCTCAGGACCATAGTGAAGGCTGCCGCAGTCAAAGATGGAAAGAGGGTTATGATTGAAATCATATAG
- the rpsP gene encoding 30S ribosomal protein S16 produces the protein MVKIRFRRVGKKKQPSYRIVVADSRSPRDGRFVENIGHYNPRTEPPTIVVKEEKLNNWLKEGAQPTESVRRVLVACGIMKREEPKEKPKSS, from the coding sequence GTGGTCAAGATCAGGTTCAGGAGAGTAGGAAAGAAAAAACAGCCCAGCTACCGCATCGTGGTGGCAGATTCAAGGAGCCCCCGTGACGGGCGCTTTGTTGAGAACATAGGCCATTATAACCCCAGGACGGAGCCTCCCACCATCGTCGTGAAGGAAGAGAAGCTCAACAACTGGCTGAAAGAAGGGGCCCAGCCCACCGAGTCAGTGAGAAGAGTGCTTGTGGCGTGCGGCATAATGAAAAGGGAGGAACCTAAGGAAAAGCCGAAATCTTCATAG
- the ffh gene encoding signal recognition particle protein has translation MFESLQEKLGNIFKKLRSRGKLTEKDVELALREVRQALLEADVNLKVVRDFINRVKEKAVGEAVWKSLTPGQLVIKFVKDELVELMGSTSSRLDLSPDPPTIVMVVGLHGSGKTTTCGKLAGHFKEKGHHPLLVATDIYRPAAIAQLKVLGDKLEVPVYTLGEKQSPVNICKGAMKAAATSGRDIVIIDTAGRLHIDEELMKELVEVKSSISPHEILLVVDAMTGQDAVNIAESFNKALSIDGVVLTKMDGDARGGAALSVKAVTGKPIKFVGVGEKLDAIEVFHPDRMASRILGMGDVLGLIEKAEATFDVEKAEELEKKLRTQELTLGDFLVQLQQVRQMGPLDQLLDMIPGMSGMGNMKGMVVDEKQLGRIEAIIQSMTPQERNVPSILNAGRRRRIASGSGTSVADVNRLLKQYDMAKKMVKQLAGFEKTKRRPAFKLPF, from the coding sequence ATGTTTGAATCGCTTCAGGAAAAACTAGGGAATATCTTTAAGAAGCTCAGAAGCCGGGGAAAGCTCACGGAAAAGGACGTGGAGCTCGCCCTCAGGGAAGTCCGCCAGGCTTTGCTTGAAGCCGACGTGAACCTCAAAGTGGTGAGGGACTTCATAAACCGCGTCAAGGAAAAGGCGGTGGGCGAAGCGGTTTGGAAGAGCCTCACCCCGGGCCAGCTGGTGATAAAATTTGTCAAGGACGAGCTTGTAGAGCTCATGGGGAGCACAAGCTCCCGCCTCGATCTCTCCCCTGACCCGCCGACGATTGTGATGGTCGTGGGTCTCCATGGCTCAGGAAAGACGACGACATGCGGCAAGCTTGCCGGCCATTTCAAGGAGAAAGGCCATCACCCTCTCCTCGTGGCGACGGATATTTACAGGCCTGCAGCAATTGCACAGCTGAAAGTGCTCGGTGACAAGCTGGAGGTGCCCGTCTACACCCTTGGAGAAAAACAGTCGCCGGTGAACATCTGCAAGGGCGCAATGAAGGCCGCCGCCACTTCAGGCAGGGACATCGTGATAATTGACACGGCAGGGCGGCTCCATATTGATGAAGAGCTCATGAAAGAGCTTGTCGAGGTAAAGAGCAGTATATCACCCCATGAGATCCTCCTCGTCGTCGATGCGATGACCGGGCAGGATGCCGTGAATATCGCCGAGAGCTTCAACAAAGCCCTCTCCATCGACGGAGTGGTCCTCACCAAGATGGATGGTGACGCCCGCGGCGGAGCGGCTCTCTCGGTGAAGGCAGTGACGGGAAAGCCCATCAAGTTTGTCGGTGTCGGTGAGAAGCTCGATGCCATCGAGGTATTTCATCCAGACAGGATGGCCTCGAGAATCCTGGGGATGGGAGACGTGCTGGGCCTTATTGAGAAGGCTGAGGCGACTTTTGATGTCGAGAAGGCCGAGGAGCTGGAAAAGAAGCTCAGGACCCAGGAGCTCACCCTCGGGGATTTCCTGGTGCAGCTCCAGCAGGTCCGCCAGATGGGTCCCCTTGATCAGCTCCTGGATATGATCCCCGGCATGTCGGGGATGGGCAACATGAAAGGGATGGTCGTCGATGAGAAGCAGCTCGGCAGGATTGAGGCTATCATCCAGTCAATGACTCCCCAGGAGAGAAATGTCCCCTCCATCCTCAACGCCGGCAGGAGAAGGAGGATTGCCTCGGGATCGGGCACTTCCGTGGCTGATGTGAACAGGCTTCTGAAACAGTATGATATGGCAAAGAAAATGGTGAAGCAGCTTGCAGGCTTCGAGAAGACGAAAAGGCGGCCTGCATTCAAGCTCCCATTCTAA
- the grpE gene encoding nucleotide exchange factor GrpE, translating into MSEYDIHDPYHARRHKVKSALKKDVKREPDVFKIPIEAGGAKDQEQKPMTIEKAEEGPAKLDTATPSDPPAGKTGENLPAEMPEESKKDKDRIQELEEQVKRLQADFENFRRRKEEEVAKAGKYAAEKVIVAMLPIIDNFDRAVAASQLSKNYDALVEGIQMVQKQVWSMLEKEGVTEIKAQGEPFNPSLHQAVSSEENDDLPEETVTKELQKGFLLKDRVIRPAMVVVSKKSA; encoded by the coding sequence ATGAGCGAATATGATATACATGACCCCTACCACGCCAGGAGGCACAAAGTAAAATCGGCGCTGAAAAAGGATGTAAAAAGAGAGCCTGACGTATTCAAGATCCCCATAGAGGCAGGAGGAGCAAAAGATCAGGAACAGAAGCCGATGACCATAGAAAAAGCGGAGGAGGGCCCTGCGAAGCTTGATACGGCAACGCCATCGGATCCCCCTGCGGGAAAAACGGGAGAGAACCTTCCCGCAGAGATGCCTGAGGAGAGCAAGAAAGACAAAGACCGTATCCAGGAGCTCGAGGAGCAGGTGAAGAGGCTCCAGGCCGATTTTGAGAACTTCAGGCGCCGCAAGGAAGAGGAAGTTGCCAAGGCCGGCAAGTACGCCGCGGAAAAAGTCATCGTCGCGATGCTCCCCATTATAGACAACTTTGACAGGGCCGTTGCCGCGTCGCAGCTTTCCAAAAACTATGATGCTCTCGTGGAAGGCATCCAGATGGTGCAGAAGCAGGTATGGTCCATGCTGGAGAAGGAGGGCGTCACCGAGATAAAAGCCCAGGGGGAGCCCTTCAATCCCTCTCTCCATCAGGCCGTTTCGAGCGAGGAAAATGACGATCTCCCCGAAGAGACGGTGACAAAAGAGCTTCAGAAGGGATTTCTTCTCAAGGACAGGGTAATAAGGCCCGCAATGGTGGTAGTATCCAAAAAAAGCGCATAA